The nucleotide sequence GCCGCCATGGAAGAAGATCCCGAAGACATGGCCAGAGCTGCATCCGACCTGATCGAACTACTCGGGCTTGATACCGGGGACGCCCCGGCAGTGGAGTAGGCACCAGGGGGGGGTTGGAGGTCCACCCCCCCCCTGACACGAACAACCCACACCAGGAGGGACCGCCGCTGCCCGCCGTGGTAGCGTACGGTGCGCAGGACCCGTTGGCTGTCCGACCGCAGCCAGAGGGCCCTGCATTTCGCGGCCCCCCGGTTCTCCGGGGGGCTTCTGCGTTCCCGGGAAGGACCCCCACTCCCCCATAGCTGACGGCACGCGTAGCATCTGCCCATGATCGGGCTCCCGGATTCCCTGTCGCCGCCGCAACCGATGGCACTGGCCCGGCCGGTGGAATCAATCCCCGCCGCCGGCGCCCTCCCGGGAGGCTGCCTGTACGAACCCAAATGGGACGGCTTCCGCGCCGGGGTCTACACCGGGGAACTGGGAACACAGATCTGGTCCCGGAATGCCCGAGACCTCACCGGACGCTTCCCCGACCTCGTCGAAGCCGTCCGCAGCCAGCTTCCACCCGGTTACGTCCTGGATGCCGAAGCGGTCATCTGGTCGGGGGAACGCACCGACTTCGCCGCACTGCAGGCCCGGATGAGCGCGGGGCGGCGGACGCTGCCTGACATGGTCCGCCGGGCGCCGGCGTCCCTGGCGGTCTTTGACCTGCTGGCCGTGGCCGGACGCGACATCAGGGACCTGCCCCTGCATATCCGCCGGACACTGCTGGAGGAACTGGCCGCCGACTGGGAACCGCCGCTGAACCTCTGCCCCTTCACCGCGGACAGGGATACGGCGGAACAATGGTTCACCGACCTGCCCGCGGCCGGAATCGAAGGGCTCGTCATCAAGGGAGCCGGACAACCGTACCGGGGCGGGGAACGCCAGTGGCTGAAGATACGCCATCGAAACCCGGTCGACGTCGTGTGCGCTGCGGTCCTGGGAACCCGGGCCCGCCCGGCTGCCCTCATCCTCGGACTGCCTTCCCGCGGACGGCTGCGGATCGTGGGCAGGACGGCCCCCTTGAAGAAAGACGCTGCGGTGCGCGCCGGACGGATCCTTGAACCTGCCGGAGAGAACCATCCCTGGCCGGAAACCATCAGCCCGCGGATCCTGGACCGGTTCACCGAGAACAAAGATCCGGTCCGCCTGGTCCGGGTGGCGCCGGTCACCGTCGAGGTTTCCGCGGACACCGCCTTCGAGAACGGATCATTCCGCCACCCGGTACGTTTCCTCAGGCTGCGCCCCGATCTGGATCCGGTCGGGGTAACCGACCCCTCCTAGGGTGGGCAGGGACCCGGCTATCTCCGCACACATAAGGGGCATGGAAACCGCAACAGCCCCGCAGAACAGATTTGATGTCCATCAGGACTCGCTGACGGCCGCCGCCTCTCTTACCCTCGCCCTCGCAGAGGCAGACCGGTGGACGTCCCCCAAACTTGCCGAGGCCTGGGCGGCGGAGAACGGTTTCACTGCCGAGACCGTCCACGATCCCTTCCGTTTCGATGAGCTGCACCGCCCGGGTGCGCTGGTTGTCCAGGCCGGGAACGTTGAGATAGCTCTCCGGACCGTCGACAGCTTCCACGAAACGGTCACCCTGCAGGGAAGGCTCTCATTCCTCAGCACACTGGAGGACTTCGACCTCGGCGGCTGGGGCGGGGCAGTCACCTTCCTCTACCCGTGCGAACAGCCCGCATAACGGACGGCACTATCCGCTGTCCTGCCCGCCTCCACCGGGTCCGCCCGGACTGGGTCCGGAAAGCGTTCAAAATCGTGACCGGATTACCGGCAGAACATCATGCGTTGTGCTGGATTCCCATTTACAGAACGTGTGTAATAAGCCCTACCACTCCAACCGATAGGCCCATTCCTTCATGAACTCAGAACTGGCTTCAGTGCTCTTTCTCCTGATACCGCTTGTCATCGCATTCATGGTGATCAAGAAATTCGTCGACGCGTGGACCGGAAAGAGCGCAACGAAGAGTGTGGATCGAAAGTACAAGAGGCGCGACAGGGTTGATTCCAAGTGCCGTAAGCGCCTTGAGTCCCTTGGCTTTACCTACACGGGGAGCGAGCACGAACGCATCCCCCCAGTCACTTACCAGAAGTACGTCCGGACCGAGAAAAACGGCGACACACTCGAAGTACGGCATACCTCGGCTGATCACGGAAAGATGCAGCAGGGGAAGGTCACACTCATTGTCACCAGGTATAGAAGAAACCTCGAAATCTTCAGGGACGGAAGCAGCTGGCGGCCATTCGGGCTCTTCGGCTTCAGCGGAGGTTATATCGACCAGGCCATTTCACGGGCCACCCGAAGGAAGTTTACGAAAGAACAGCCGGCAGTTTCCGACTCCCGTTACTCCGGGCGGGGATAAAGCACCCGCTGCACAAGATCAGCACAGACAAGGAAGGCCCCGCCACCCAAAAAGTGTGGCGGGGCCTTCAACGTTCAGGTTAGTCCTCTTCGGCCGGCGGCAGGCCTGCCGCTTCCTCCCTCACGGAGTCGATGGCTTCCTTGATCCGGGCCGGGCTCGGGTCCGCTCCGAGGTTCTCGGAAACGTAAATCTCTTCCTGGACTTCTGCTTCGACGGCGACGACCGTGGTTCCGTCTTCGGTTTCGCCAATGACCAGTTCCCGACCCATGTCCTCGCGCCAGTACCGCAGGGCGCCGTCCTTCACCGGGTAGTCGCCGTTGTAGGGTTCCAGGGTGCCGTCGACGCCTGCCTCATACAGGGAGGCCGGGAAGGCGCGTTCGCCTTCGTCCCACCAGGACATATCGTGGTCCGCCCCGTTGGGATTGCTGAGTTCGACACCGGTCGGCTCGCTCTGCTCTTTGGCTGCGAACTGGCCGCCGTTGCCGGCCTGGCCGACATCCTTCTTACGCGTGTTTTCTGTCATAGCCATGTTGTGTGCGGCTGCAGCCCGCTGTGCCTAACCCCGCTCAACCGGTGTTGCACTTGTGTCCACGACGGGGCCGAGCTGGGCGGCGAAGTCGGCAGCCCACTGCTCCTCGTTGCCTTCACCGACGGTGAATTCCCAGTGCCGGCGTTCCTGGCTGACCATGACGGTCCCGTCGTTGTCGGGCACGACCCGCAGGATGGTGTCCGCGTTGATGTACTTGCCGTCGATCTTGACCATGGTGGGCATCGTCTATTCCTTCTGTTCAGTCGTGGGCTCCGCGATGGCAGCCTCGGCGGATGTTCCTTCAGCGGCTGCAGAACCTGTGACCTGCCCGGAGAACGCCTTGCTCATGTGCTCCGACAGCTGAGGGCCGCATACCAGCACCAACGTCGCGCCGACGGCCATAAAAGCCAGGTGAAGCCAACCCTTGGGCCATACCTGCTGATCTTTGTCGACCATCCTGGCGAAGATCATCTTCACGCCGGACACTGCGATTCCCAGCCCGAAGACCGCGCCTATGCCCCACAGGACGGCGGGTCCAAAGACACTGAAGATGGTGTCGGCGATGCCTGGTGTTTCTGTCATTTCTTCCTCTGGTTGGGGTTGCCGAGGCTGGCAGGCTCCTGTGTATTTGAGAGGCTTCGCTCGAGCGCCGAGTCGAAAGCCTGCTCGAAGTCGATTCGCTCACGCACCGTGCGCGGGCGGACGTCGGGGTGGATCCGGCACTGCACGGTCTTGTCCCGCAGCATGGTCCCGCACAGGCATTCCCGTCCGGCGCCGGCTTCTGCGGCTTCCAGGCGGGCGATCAGTGTCAGGACAGTGTCCGGGTCCGCTGCGGTAATGAAGGCGGCAACGTTCCGTCCGTAATCCGCGAACCGGGTGCTGACCGTGCAGATCTCCGCGAACTGGCCGCGGCCACCGGCCTCCACCACGATCGGGTCGCCGTGGACGTTGGGCCAGACTTCCCAGTTCCGGGCCGGGACAGCCTCTGCGGCGGCCTTCAGCAGCTGCAGGTTCGGTCCGTCCGTAGCGGCACCCATCAGCCCTGCACCTCGGCAAGAGGAAGTTCTGCTGCTGCCTGGACCATATGGAATTCGGCGTCCCCGTCCTGGACCAGCTTCACTTCGATGACACCGGAGGCACCCTCAACGACGAAGGTTTCGCCTGCACTGATGGACGCACTCCGGATGGCTCCGGCCATGGCCTCAGCTTCGTCGTCACTGACGGTGACCCCGTACGTGTTTTCAGCCCATTCCTGGACGATGCCAATATGCCCTTCGTCGGCCGACGGACGTGCCTTCCATTCCTGAAGACAGGAGATGCCGCCGACGATGAACGCCCCGGCCAGACCCAGGCAACCGATGCTGACCAGCAGCCATCTGGACTTGTACCAGCCCTTCTCCCCGAAGGGGAAGACGGCCACGGCGGCAATCAGCGGAAGGATGGCTGTCATCAATGCCAGCAAGCCCGTGAGCAAACCGTCCCTTGCGGACGAGTCGATGGCGATGAGTTCTGCGGTCATGGCATCTCTTTCGCGGCGGCAGGCTCCCAGATGACGGTGAGGTCGCCGTAGTAGCGCACTGCAGCGCCCACGGGGATCGGGTCATGGTTATGGTCGGGGCTGGATCCGAAGAACTCATTGCCGGAGTAGGAGTAGACGCGCCGGAGCAACTTCGGCCAGGACGGGTTGTGCCGGATGCCGAGGCCGCGGACGAGCGAGCCTTCCGGCAAAGCCAGCAGCTCCTCTTCGGTGGTGATAGCCCGGCCCTGACCGTCCTTGTCTGCATCAACGATGATGATGACGGTCTGTTCAGGGCGGATGAGCAGCCCGGCGGACGGGATGTTGTTGCTGTCGGTCCCGGCTTCAAGGAGCGTCCACCCGGAGCCGTAGCGCAGGAACGCCTCGGGCCACTTGTCGTCGGCACTGTTCAGGATGATGGCAATGGACCCCTGCGTAAGGGCATCCAGTCCGGCGGCATCTTTTACTTCCCTGTGCAGGGGCTGTGCACCGTCGGGCGTCGTGTCATTGATGGTCATGCTCCCTATGTGTGCGGAGCTGCCCGAAGCCGTCTACGCCGGGGTTCGGACTGGCCCGCTCGGGGAGGGAAAGCGGGACGTCCGCACACATAATCAGTACCGGCGATAGTCGGTGAGACCTCCTCGAAAGGAACCTTCTGTGTTCGACTTTTCCCTCTTCGCCGTGTTCGCCGAACTCGCATCAAGCCCGCAGAAGCTGGCTGTGGCCTTGGCCGTTTTCGCGGCCGGGTTCGCCGTCCTGTACATGGTCAACAAGGTAAAAATGGATGTTGAATCCGACTGGTTCGTCTCCGTGGTCTTCGCAGGTGACGAGGAGCTCGCCGCACGCGGCACCCCGGCCCTGATCAACGACTGCGCCCGCATGGAGGAAATTGCCCTCGATGTAAACAACCGTGCAGGGGTCAACCGCTCGTGGATCAACGAGGACGCCGTCAACGGCCAGCTCATGCGGCTCAAGGCGGCACTGACGGCGAACCGCTGACAACAGGCCGGGGCGGATCTATGGCCGTCCCGGCACCCCGCCGGCGCTCCGGGGAGGACCAATGCCCTGTCCGCACACATAGGGGGCATGGATACCAACCCTGTCTTCAACAACGGTTTCGATAGTGACGTCTTCATCCGCTTCCTCAGCGAGTCCCTGGCCGACCGCGGCGTGCCGGTGGATGAACGTGTCCGGGAAGCGGTGCTGGAAGCCCGCGGGAAGATCGCCGATCTGGAAGTCGAACGGCTTATCCGCTCTGCCCGCGCGAAACCGCAGGGCACCGGCAGGAACCTCGTCGCCGAGCTGGAGGCCCGGGACCATTCCCCGAGCCTGGCCGAGTTCCGTGAAATGGAAGCGGTCGACTCCAACATCTTCTGGCGTCTGGAATCCGGCGACCACCAGAACCTGCTCGATGCCGCGATGGAGGAAATCGACGAACTCAAGGCTGCCCTGCGCCGGGTCACCCCCGTCCGCGGCCGCAACGGGCTCACCAATGCCGCCGCCCTCATGCACGCTGCATTCACGGCACGGCACCTGCGTATGCCCTTCGAAACGAACGGCACCGAGCTGGCTGACTGGCTCCAGGAACGGGCCCTTTACTGCCTGAACCCCGATGCCGACATGGCCTCCCTGCTGACCATCACCAGCCGCCGTGAAGTGGACGAGATGCCCTACGGCACCACTATCTTCACCGGTGATACGCGGCTGGCGATCAATATGCCCCCGGACCCGGCCAACGGGCTGCGCGGACCGGTCTGGACTGACTGCCTCACCGGCCGGCGCATCAGCAACTTCGCCGTACCGGTGCGCATCATTCCCGGCTACCGGGAGGACTAGGCGGGGAGCTGCCGCGGTCCTTCCGCACACATGGAAGTCATGTCACAGACCGCGCTCACAGGCACAGCCGAATACACCACCTACCGGGTCCCCGCCGAGGGCAAGGGATACCGGAAGGAACATACAGCCTCCCTCAGCATCGAAGTCCGGCAGGCCTCGTCACTGCAGGCGCCGGTGGCAGCCCTCCTGCCCGGCAGCGACCGCTTCCGTACGGTATTCCCGCAGCGGATGGCCGAGCTCCGCACCGTCGACGGCCTGCTGTACCGCAGGCTCCTGAACGCTGACCGGCAGCCCGTGAAACCCGGGAGCAAAGACCTCAACACCTCATTCGGACGCCACTCCAGCGCCGTTGAAGCCCGCGAGGCTATCCGCGCCGGGCTCGCCCGGCTCATCCTCATTGACGGTGCCCTGTGGGAGCAGGTTGAAGAGCCGGTTATCGAGGTCGGGCAGATATTCACCGAAGTGATTCCCGGGCCTTCGGACCGCGGTGCCTGGCAGGTCTTTGCCCTGACCGAATACGACGCCGCGGTCGCAGCGGGAAAGGCCGTGGATGCGAGTGAGGCACGCTTCAGCCGCAAGCCCCGTCTGCCGCTGCCCCGGGTGGAAGTGTTCATCCCATCGGTGTTCACCATGACCACCAGCGCCGAGCGGGTTGCACAGGCCCGTACTGCTGCCGCGGGCAGGGTAGCCCGTGCCCGGGACATCCTCAGGAATGAAAGCCCGGAGGCCATGACGCGGGCATCCCGGATACTCATGAAGGCTGCCAATGAGCTGAGCCGGCAGACCGGAGAGAGCAGCTTCAGCGACGAGGACTGAGCACGGCCGGCCATCAACCCCAACCGGGTCTTACGGCCCGGTTGACACCCAACAGAAAGAGAACATGAGCAACCATCAGCACGCCGACATGCCCGCCAAGAAGGTCCTCGCCAGGGCCATCTTCATTCCCACCGCCATCACCCTGGGCATGGCTGTCTACTTTGCCACCACCGGCGAATGGCTCCTGGCAGGATTCATGGCCGTCGTCAGCACCGGCAGCCTGATCACCTACCCCTGGTACAAGCGCCAGCTCGCTGCGCGGGACGCTGCTGCCGCGAAGGTCGAAAACACCGAAAGCTGAGCTGTCATCACACACCGGTACGCCCGTCTGGGAAATCTCCTAGACGGGCTTGGTTTTTGCTGGAGACGGGGACAGACCGGGGACGGTCCGCACACATAAGGAGTATGACCGGCAAGGTCCCCACACGACTGAAGGAAAATCCATGCCCACCGTTACCCGCGAAAAGATCCGCCTGGAGCTGCGCCGTGCCACCGGCCGGCACAACAGTGATTCAACCCCCGAGGTGGAGTTCCGCACGTACAGCGGCACCCTTTCCTGGGACGTCAGCCGCAACACCCTCGACCTGATTTCCCCTGAGACGGGAGAAATCATCGTCCGCCTGAGTAAAGACGCGACGGGGCTGCCTGCGAACACGGTCCTCCTCAAGGACGTCCCCCACCCGGCACTCATCCGCGGCGTGATTCCCGAAGCCGCCGGCTCCCTGGCCAGCCTGCGCACCCTCGGGGTCATCAAGCACAACCCCCGCGTTGTCTACGAAGGACAGCGCTCTGCCGTGGAACTGGTCGAGGACCTTGGCGCTGCAGCACAGGCCGCCTCCACCCGGACCGCCGTCGTGACCCTCTTCAAGAGCAGCGGCAAATACTCCTTCAAATCCGCCTGGAGGGTGCCCGTCAATGCCATTGAACCGGTCGACATGCTCCTGAGCCCGGACTTCCAGCAGGTCAAGGGCGGTGCTGTCCTCGTTGAAGCCGAAGCCGGTGAGGAGTACCCCGAGGCCGAGAATTGGGGCTACCCCCAGCTGTTCACCGCAGAACGGGCAGGTCAGGCATGATGACCGCCGGAGCCGGTGCGGTAACCACAAGTGGAAAACCGACCGTAAGAGTGCCGCTGCGGTAGGCCCTGCCCCGGCATCGGCTGCTGATACCTGCATCCCGGTGGCTTCACGGTCACCGGGATGCAGGCGCGATGCTCCACGGCTAAGCTCGGAGGCACATGACCGGTTCCGCCTGCCCCAACAGGCCCAGGGCCGGTCTTCATTTTCCCCGGGGAGACCCTTCGCCGCGTCCGCACACATAGGGGACATGAGCACCCCGAACCCCTCTGCCATGTACAGGTGCACGGCCACATACTCCAGCACCGAGACGGTCGACGGCCTCCCGGTCGTGACCCGTGGAATCCTGACCCTGACCCTTCCGCTGCGTGAAGCCACCATCGAAGAAGCACCGGTCGCCGCACTCGTTCCATCCGGCGACAACCTCGATGCCGTCCCGGGCTCACGGCTGGCCGAGATCCGTGTCCTGGACGGGGTCTTCTTCCGCCAGCCGCGTACCCCGTCCGGCGGGGGCATCCCGCCCTGGTCCGACTGGGCCGACGTCCTTATCGGCCGGCACATCGACGGTACCCATGGAAGCGAAGATGAAGCCCGCGGGGCCATCCTGGATGCCACCTCCGGTCTGATCCTCATCAACGGCGAAATGTGGGTGCGCATCCACGAGCCCTTCCTGTACGTGACCCGTCACGGCTACAGGGTGGACGTCGTAACGACAGGGCCGACCGGAGAGGAGCCCCAGCGCCGGTTCGCCCTGACCGAGGCCCGTCATGCCCTGGCGGCAGCGCGCGCCGAATCCCTGCGCGACGGTGTCATTCCCATCCCGGAACTGGATGTGCGCATCCTCATTCCCGGCCTGTTCTCCGTGGACAACAGGCCGGAACGCATTGCCGAGGCACAGGCCAACACGGTTGCCAAGGCCTGGGAGGCCGTCGCCGAGCTGATGAAGGCAAACCCCACCGTCCCGACGCCGGCCGACATCCGGACCGCAGTCGAAACACTTGAAAAGGCGGCCGAAGAACTCGCCGCCCTGACGTTCCCGCGCAACTGAAGACAGGAAAACCATGAACTTCATCGACGAAGCACGCGCCCGCCTCGAAGCGGCAGCACAGAAATACGGCGGCCTCATTGAGACCCGCCGCGCCGACCACGAACAGGCACGCCTGCTGATCGAAATGGAGAATGCGCTCCAGGCCCGCATCACCAACCTGCTGACTCTGGCCGGACTGGGTATTGAAGAATCCCCTGCAGCCGCGGCAGAGGCAGCCGCCCTTCTCGCCGGAAGCGACTCCGCCGCCGAGGTGGTCATCCGGGAATTCTGCGAAGAGATCCAGATCGCCGGCAACGATTACCACGCACGCATCACTGCCGGACAGATCGTGAACCTGCTCGCCGGACGTGACCCCAACGACGACGGCGCCCTGATGTCCTCATTCGTCCCGCCCGCTCCCCCGACTGTCCTCCCGTCCCTGGCTGCCTGACCCGAAGGACCGCCATGACCACCGACATCGTTGCCGCGTTCAAGGGAGTGAAGTAAATATGCACCTCGGAGCAGGAGGAGTGAGCACGCTGAACGGTTTCGGGAATGCGATTCTCCGGATCGAGGCCGAACGCATGGAGGAGGCCCGCCGAGCCATCGAAGCAGGCTGGACGCCCGAAAGCCATCCGGACACCTGCTGCCCGGAGCCGGTCAGGGTTCCTGTCCCCCGTCCGGCACCCGATCCCGGGTATGCTGCCGTGCGCCGCCGGTCGGCAGAGGCAAGAGTGTCCCGCCTCAAGGAGCGCCTCGCCGGTCTGGAGCAGACCGGTCACCCGGCCCGCCGTGCCGACGCCGGCGAGATCAACGTTCCGTTCCATCGGCGCGAGCGGGCCACCAATGCAGCCATCAGCCGCGGCGTCCAGGAAGCCGACCTTCGCGCCAAGCTGGCACACGCTGAATCACGCATCCGGTACTGGGCGGAAAGGGAAGCCGCAGTGAGCGGTCCGGACCGGGGCGCGGGTGCCGGACGGTGAGATTTGGGCTTCACTCCGCACACATATCTTCCGTAGCACCCAACCCTTCCCCGTCCATTGGCGGGGACCTCACGACGAAGGAACACATGAGCACCGTTACGCCCCCGGCAGATGACACCGTAAACACCCGCGAGAGCATCGCCGTACCCGACATCTTCTCCTACGTCACCCCCGGGGCCTGGTCGGTATCCCTCATCCGGACGTCGTCCCAGATCTTGTCCCTGTCCGTAGCAGTGGCAGCGGTCCGGGCCAATGTGAAGGGCTCCCGCGCTTCGGTGGCGGCCGGGGTCGCAGCAATCGCAGCAACTGTCCTGTACAAGCGGTGCCATAAGACCTCCTTCATGAAAGAGGCTTTCCTCGAAGAGTTCGGCATCACCCTGGCCGGCTCCCCGCTGAGGTTCAGCGACTTCACCAAGGCACGCAAGGACGGCGGCTTCCCGTTCATTGCATCCGTGGACGGAGTCCGCGGCATCTACACCCTGCACGAAAAGGATGACCGGATCAGCGTTACCGACCCGGCCGGCGTCAAGCTCCAGCGCATCTCCCGCCGCTAGCAAAGACAAGCACCGGCACCGGATCGGCCTGATTCCGGTGCCGGTGCTTGCGGGCAGAGTTCCGCCGGCGTCCGCACACATAGGGGTTATGACTACAGACAAAAACCTCCCCCTGCCCTCCGAGCCCAACACTGAACAGGTTCAGGCCAGGAAGGCGAAGACGGGTGGAAGCAGCCGCCGCGGCGCGCTGGCCGACGTCATGGAAGCAATCGGTTCATGGGTGACCGGTGCCGTCATCGTCGCAGTCGCCGCTGCCTGTCTCTTCGGCCCCGCCTTCGTCTCCGAACTCCGGGAGGACGAGATCATGTCCGTGCTGGACTTGAGCGACGAACAGCTTGAGGACACCCCGATGGGCGATCTGGTCGACATCCGCAAATACGTCGACGAGTACGAAACCGACGACGAAGTGAACCGGCGCGCTGCCGAGAAGGCCGGGAAGATTCTGGACAGCACCATCGAGCAGCGCCTCGACCGGAACTAGCAGCCGAGGCCGGCGGGCAGAGACTCCGTGCTGTCCGCACACATAGGTGGAGGAGCGGGCGCCGTGCCTGCTGAAAGACCGAAGGACACCATGGAACCCACGCTTCTGGCCCAGCTGCAGGCCCTCGCGGAAAACCTCTCCACGGAGCAGGACCCGAACTACAAGGAGGAGTGGGAGCGCGGATACGACTCCGGCATGATGGCCGCCGGCCGCCTCCTGAAAGACGTACTCGCAGCAGCGGGTAAGCCGGCCGAAGAGAAGGCCTCCTGATGGCCGTCCAGGAAGAAACCGGTCCCGTGCTGGTCACCGTCTACTGCGACGAGTGCGGCATCGAGGAAACCCACGACTACCTGGTCCCGGCCGGACAGGACAGCCTCGCTGTCGCCCGCCGCCACCTCAACATGAACCTTGGCTGGGAAACCGGCGCCCGCGCAGATCTCTGCCCGGCCTGCCTTCCGACCCCCGCCGCCACCAATACCGAAAGTACCCGTGAAGTCTAACCACGAACGCCCGGCCGCACGCCGCGCGCGCATCCTGTCCCTGACCGCCCTCGCACCGCTGATGCTTGCCGCCTGCTCCGGCCCGGCCGCAGCACCCGAACACGCTGCCTCCCAGCCCTCGCCCCCTGCAGGCAAACACTTCGGCAACGTTGAGAAAGCCAGTCCGGAGACCGGCGGCAACGTCGGGAAGATCCCCGGCGCCGTGATTGAAGTGCTTCCTGCGGACGATCCTTCTGCCGTACCTGAAGGGGAGGCCACCGAGCCTGCACCGGCGGCGGCGGAGCCTGCGGTCTTCACCTCCGGCACACCGGCACACGTTGTCCGTGCCGGGGACACCCTGCAGTCCATCGCGGACGGAAACGGATGGGGCAGCTGGTCCGAGGTTGCCGCGCACAACAACATCCCGGCCCCGTACATTCTCTTCGAAGGCCAGAGCGTCTCCTCCCCGTCCGCAGGTTCCGCCTCCGCTCAGCCGGCCGGCCTTACCCTCACCCCGGCTCCTGCTGCAGCTGTGAAGGAAACCCCTGCCGAGGCCCCCGCGGTGGAAGCCGAACCTGACAGCTCCCCGGCCGCACCGGTCGAAGAGGCTGAAGAAGCTGAAGCGCCTGCACCGATCGAAGATGCACAGCCTGAGCCCGTCCGGACTCCGGCCAAGGCTCCGGTCGTCGAGAAGCCGGTGGCGGCTGAACCTGTCATCGTCACGCCGGTCGTTGAAGCTTCGCCCGCCCCGGAACCTGCCGTCGACACCCCGGCAGCTGAGCCCGCACCCGCCCCGGCTCCGGTGGAAACCCCCGAACCTGTCGTGACTCCCGTCGAACCGGAACCCGTCGTCCAGGCACCTGCCGCCCCGGCACCCGTAGTCACGGAACCGGCTGTCACAGCTCCTGTCGTCACAGCACCGGTGTCCGGATCCTCGGAATTCGCCCAGCGGTCGCTGGAACTGATCAACGAGTACCGGACCGCCAGCGGTGTGCACGCCCTTGCGTACGACCCGGCTCTCGAGGCCCTGGCAGTGAACTGGGCCGGTTCGCAGAAGGACGCCATCGACGCCAACGGATGGGCCGGTGTCGCCCACAACCCCGACCTGGTGAACCAGCTTCCGGGCAACTGGTCGAACTACGCGGAGAACATCGCGGTCAACTACTCGCCGGAGGACATGTTCCAGTGGTGGACGAACTCCCCGTCGCACAACTCCGCCATGCTCTCCCCCGCGCTTGATTCATTCGGCTTCGGTTCCGCGGAACTGGATCCGCAGTCCTGGCTGGCCGGCAACCACGTAGGCGTCCAGGTCTTCGCCCGGTACTGACCCGCACCGGCCGACATCAACCTCCGAAGAAGGATGGACATGGAACAGAAAACCCCCGGCACCGCAGCGGAGCCGATGCCCTTCGGTGCCCCCGTCACGGAGATCGACGTCCCTTCGGGGAAACTGATCGTGGCCGACAACCTGGGCAGGGTGGCGCACTTCAGCATCGACCCGCCGATGTCGATCAACACCGCGTCCGGTACCGACGCGTGGGCACAGCTGCTCGCACGGCAGGCAAACACCGCCTACGCCTACGTCGGCAACTCCTGCCCTTCCGTCATCCGCACGGCTGACGGTGCCCTTGAAGTCATCAACTTCGAATGGGACGAGGAAACCGACACCCGGAAGATCAACGAGGGCGAAGAGAAGGTCGCCTGGATCTGCACGGACCTGTGGGCGACCATGGCCACCGACTACCAGCACTGGCTCGATCACGGCGGTCCCGACATTGCGGTGGCCAACGAACCGTATTC is from Arthrobacter sp. zg-Y1110 and encodes:
- a CDS encoding CAP domain-containing protein, translating into MKSNHERPAARRARILSLTALAPLMLAACSGPAAAPEHAASQPSPPAGKHFGNVEKASPETGGNVGKIPGAVIEVLPADDPSAVPEGEATEPAPAAAEPAVFTSGTPAHVVRAGDTLQSIADGNGWGSWSEVAAHNNIPAPYILFEGQSVSSPSAGSASAQPAGLTLTPAPAAAVKETPAEAPAVEAEPDSSPAAPVEEAEEAEAPAPIEDAQPEPVRTPAKAPVVEKPVAAEPVIVTPVVEASPAPEPAVDTPAAEPAPAPAPVETPEPVVTPVEPEPVVQAPAAPAPVVTEPAVTAPVVTAPVSGSSEFAQRSLELINEYRTASGVHALAYDPALEALAVNWAGSQKDAIDANGWAGVAHNPDLVNQLPGNWSNYAENIAVNYSPEDMFQWWTNSPSHNSAMLSPALDSFGFGSAELDPQSWLAGNHVGVQVFARY
- a CDS encoding ATP-dependent DNA ligase, which encodes MIGLPDSLSPPQPMALARPVESIPAAGALPGGCLYEPKWDGFRAGVYTGELGTQIWSRNARDLTGRFPDLVEAVRSQLPPGYVLDAEAVIWSGERTDFAALQARMSAGRRTLPDMVRRAPASLAVFDLLAVAGRDIRDLPLHIRRTLLEELAADWEPPLNLCPFTADRDTAEQWFTDLPAAGIEGLVIKGAGQPYRGGERQWLKIRHRNPVDVVCAAVLGTRARPAALILGLPSRGRLRIVGRTAPLKKDAAVRAGRILEPAGENHPWPETISPRILDRFTENKDPVRLVRVAPVTVEVSADTAFENGSFRHPVRFLRLRPDLDPVGVTDPS